In a single window of the Elaeis guineensis isolate ETL-2024a chromosome 8, EG11, whole genome shotgun sequence genome:
- the LOC140851172 gene encoding uncharacterized protein, translating to MDAEAARMLARGLKVHKRKGAAASGSAKKARVEETSSTAPVQTTLMVDVPSDAEPSAPRASSRSPPAGAPVSGVCSMEAPKIERGRRRKLVARRTSSRRAVVEESLGFEEELENPFNDRDLIKRLIDGCILPEVVERIDRADPEQRVWDSLGSFLEIGHQLLANIEATNWARRDAIQAEEHRRAKVACLKEKTVEVVTLQETLEKEK from the exons atggacgccgaagcagcacggatgctcgccaggggcctcaaggtccacaaaagaaaaggtgccgcggcctccggatcagcaaagaaggccagagtggaggagacgagctcgaccgcgcCTGTCCAGACGACCCTCATGGTCGatgttccttcggacgccgaaccatcggccccccgggcctcttcaaggagtccccccgctggggctcccgtttcgggggtctgttccatggaggcgcccaaaatcgagagggggaggagaaggaagttggTGGCCCGCAGGacgagtagccgccgagccgtcgttgaagagtcccttggtttcgaagaagagctggagaatcccttcaatgacagggacttgatcaagcggttgatcgacggctgcattctgcctgaagtcgtcgagaggattgaccgcgccgatcctgagcagcgggtttgggactccctagggtcctttctcgag attgggcaccagctccttgccaacatcgaggcgacgaactgggcgaggagggacgccatccaagcagaggagcatcgtcgggccaAAGTCGCTTGCCTCAAAGAAAAGACCGttgaagtagttaccctccaagagaccctggagaaagaaaagtag